From the genome of Holophagales bacterium:
ACGAGGTCGTGAGGCGCCGGGCGTGGATGACGGACGCCGCGTTCCTCGACCTCCTCGGTGCCACGAACCTGATCCCGGGCCCGAACTCGACGGAGATGGCGATCCACGTCGGCTGGGCGCGCCGCCGGTGGGCCGGCCTCGCCGTCGCCGGCCTCGCCTTCATCCTCCCCGCGACGCTGATCACGGGCGTCCTCGCGTGGGCGTACGTCCGCACCAGTGACCTGCCCCAGGCGCGCTGGCTCCTCTACGGCGTCAAGCCCGTCATCCTCGCGATCGTCTTCCAGGCCATCTGGGGCCTCGCGCCGCTCGCCGCACGGTCGTGGCCGCTCCGCGTCCTCGGCGTCGCTGCCGTCGCGGCGTCGGCCCTCGGCGTCCACGAGCTGGCGGTGCTGCTGGGGAGCGGTCTGCTCGTCGTGGCCGCGCGCGCAGCGTCCGACCGCCGCCCGCCCGCGCCCGTCGCGGGCTTCGCTCCCCTACTTCCTCTCGCCGCCGGCGTGGCCGGACTCGCGTCGGCGGGCGGGGCCACCCTCAACGGGATCTTCTGGCTCTTCTGCCGGACGGGCGCCGTTCTCTTCGGGAGCGGCTACGTCCTCCTCGCGTTCCTCCGTGCCGACCTCGTCGAGAGGCTCGGCTGGCTCACCGAAGCGCAGCTCCTCGACGCGATCGCCGCCGGGCAGGTGACGCCCGGCCCCGTCTTCTCGACGGCGACCTTCGTCGGCTGGCTCCTCGCAGGCCCTTCCGGCGCTCTCGTCGCCACCGCCGGGATCTTCCTCCCCGCCTTCGTCTTCGTGGCCCTCTCGGCGCCGCTCGTACCGCGCCTGCGCACCTCACCCACGGCCGCGGCGTTCCTCGACGGCGTCAACGTCGCTTCGCTCGCCCTCATGGCCGTCGTCACGGTGCTTCTCGGGCGGGCGGCGGTCGTCGACGTCCCTTCGGCGCTGCTGGCCGCAGGCGCCGCCATCCTTCTCCTGCGTTTCCGGCCGAACTCGACCTGGCTCGTCCTCGGGGGAGCCGTCGCAGGGGCGATAATCGCGCCATGACGTCCACCGGAGACGCATTCCGGCGGAAGACCGCCGAGGACGACGCGTCGCTGACCCCCGCCGAGCGGGTCCAGCGCGCGCTGCGGCTCGGCGACGACGAAGCGGAGGCGTTCCGCAGGGCGCGCGGGATCACGCGCGCGGCGGCGGAAGCCGAGCTCGCGTCCCGGAGGCGGGCCGGCCGGATCCCGAGCCGGGTGGCGGGGACCGGGTGAGCCTGCTCGCGAACGTCGCGAAGCACTTCGACCTCCGCCGGACGCCCTTCGCGGCCGTCGGCGGGATCGCCCTCGCGGTCCGCGGCGTCGCCCGCCCGACGTTCGACGTCGACCTCCTCACGACGGACGTCGCCGTCCTGGCCGATGCCTACTGGGCGCTCGTCACGAGGGACGGGACTCAGATCGAGATCCGGCGCGGCGACGCGGACGACCCGCTCCGGGGACTCGTCCGGCTCCTCTCGCGCGACGAGCGTTCCGTCGACGTCTTCGTCGGGCGCGGCGCCTGGCTCGACGGCGTCGTGAGCCGGGCCGAGCCGTTCGCGCTCCTCGACGTCCGCATCCCCGTCGTCCGCGCGGCCGACCTCGTTCTCCTGATGCTCCACGCGGGCGGCACCCAGGACCTCTCGGACGTCAGGCAGCTCCTCGATGCGGACGGCGGCGGCGCCCTCGCCGACGAGGTCTCCGCCCGCCTCCCCGAGGTCCCCCGCGGCGCCGCGATCCTCTGGCGACGCGTGCGCGAAAGCTGAACCCCCTCCGTTCCGTGCCAGGCGTGAAATCGTGTATTACTCGACGGGTCGGGCGGCGCCGGGGCCGCCCGACCTCGTCTCCTCGCCGCGGTTCTTCAGAAGCGACGCGACGACGCCGGCCGCGAGGATGAGGAGCACGACGGCGAGCAGGTAGAGGTTGAAGTTCTCGCCGAGCTGCTCCTTGAGCCACTTGTGGGTCATCATCTTGACGCCCACCACCATGAGCACGACGGCCAGGGAGACCTTCAGGTAGCGGAACTTGTCGATCATCCCGGCCAGGGCGAAGTAGAGGCTGCGAAGGCCCAGGATGGCGAAGACGTTGCTCGTGAAGACGAGGAACGGGTCGGCCGTGATGGCGAAGATCGCCGGGATCGAGTCGACGGCGAAGATCAGGTCGGTGAACTCCACCATGACCAGGGCCAGGAAGAGCGGTGTCGCGAGGACGGTCCCGCGCTTCGCGGCTTCGACGACCCTGTCGGAAGCGACGGCCGCGCCCGGGGTCTCCGCCTCCCGGGAGGCGTCGGTCCCCGCCCTCACGAAGAAGTGCTCGCCGTGGAACCGCTCGGTGATCGGGAAGAGCCTCCGGGTCGCGCGGACGACGAGGTTCCTGTTCGGGTCGGTCTCCCCCTCCTTGAGGAGGAGCATCTTGACCCCGGTCAGGATGAGGAACCCGCCGAAGACGTAGATGATCCACGCGAACTCCTGGATCATCTTCGCGCCGACGGCGATCATCGCCCCGCGCAGCAGCAGCGCGCCCAGGATGCCCCAGAACAGCACCCGGTGCTGGTAGAGCGCGGGCACGGCGAAGAACGTGAAGATCATGCTGATGACGAAGATGTTGTCCACGGCGAGGGACTTCTCGACGAGGTATCCCGTCACGTACTTCACGAAAGCCGAGGCCCCGTCGTTGTAGACCGTCCCGAGCCCTTCCACGGCCACGGGACGCGCGGTCATCAGGTCGGGCGTGAGACCGAGGCCGAGCCAGTGGTTCTCGTAGCCGAAGTAGATGAAGCCGCTGAACGCGAGGCCGATGGTGATCCAGAAGACCGACCAGCCGAGGGCCTCCTTCACGGACACGACGTGAGCCTTGCGGTTGAAGACGCCCAGGTCGAGCGCGAGGAGCGCCAGGATCAGCAGAACGAAACCGGAATACATCCAGAGCACGTCGAGACTCCTTTCGAGGATCCGTCAGCCAGGGATGTCGCCCAGCGTCGGGTACCGGCAAGCGGCCCGCCCGCTGGCCGCTGCAACCGATAATTCTCCCCTGACCGACGGGGCTGTGAACGCTCCGGGGGGCCCAGGTATTCCGGCGACGACCCGGCTGCGCTATCCTGTCCGCCTGAGACGGCCTCTGTTTACGGTCCTTGCCTGACGGGAAGGCGCGCCCCCTAGCGCGCCGGTGATAGAGACGGGCCACGCGCCCGGCGATGTGGGTTTCGCCGCGCGGCCTGCCTCTCCCTTCCCGTTCGCGACCGTTTCCCCACGGAGGCCCCGAAATGCCCCTGACCCGATTCGGGTGGGACCCTGACTTCGAAACCCTCTTCGAGGACTACGCGCGGCAGGGGCTCGCCCCCGGCCGCGTCCTGACCGCGACACGCGAGATCTACCGCCTCGCAACGCCGCACGGCGAGCTCGCCGGGGAGCTCTCCGGCCGCCTGCGCTTCGCGTCCGACACCCCCGCCGACCTCCCGGCCGTCGGCGACTGGGTCGCCGCGCGTGCCTACCCCGGCGACGACCTCGCCGTCGTCGACGCCGTCCTCCCGCGGCGGTCGGCGCTCGTCCGCCGCGCGGCGGGGCGTCGCGACGAGGCGCAGCTCCTCGCGGCGAACGTCGACCTCCTCCTCGTGGCGGCCCCGCTCGGCGGCGACCTGCGCGCGCGGCGCATCGAGCGCTTCCTCGCCCTCGCACGCGAGGCGGGCGTGCCGCCGGCCGTCGTCCTGACGAAAGCGGACCTCGTGGCCGACCCGGAGGCCACTCTCGCGGCTGCCCGCGAGATCGCCGGCGGCGCCCCCGTCGTCGCCGTGAGCGCGGTGTCGGGCCACGGCCTCGACGACCTGTCGGCCCTGCTCGTCCCCCGCGCGACGGCAGCCCTCCTCGGCCCCTCCGGCGCCGGGAAGTCGACGCTCGTCAACGCGCTGCTCGGCGAGGAGCGGCAGGCGACGCGCGAGATCCGTGACGCGGACCGGCGCGGCCGCCACGCGACGACGCACCGCGAGCTCTTCGCGCTTCCATCGGGAGCGCTTCTCGTCGACACCCCGGGCCTGCGGGAGCTCGCGCTGTGGGACGCCGCAGACGGCATCGCCGCGACCTACGACGAGGTCTCCGCCCTCGCCCCGTCGTGCCGCTTCCGCGATTGCCGTCACGAGGCCGAGCCGGACTGCGCGGTCCGCGAGGCCGCGGGCACGGGCGGCCTCGACGCCGGCCGCATCGCGGCCTGGGAGAAGCTCCGCCGCGAGGAGGAAGCGCTCGAGATGCGCCGAAACCTCGGCCCCGCGCGCGCCGAGCGCCTCCGCTGGAAGCGGATCATGGGTGGCGCGAAGGGGCCGGAGAAGCTCCGCTGAGACGGGGGTCTGGTCTACGTTCTACACGCTGCCGAGGTGTCCGGGCCGGCTCCCGAGAGCCGGCCCCACGCCCGCTGGACGAGCGGCGTCAGCACGACCGCGAGACCC
Proteins encoded in this window:
- a CDS encoding TerC family protein, whose translation is MYSGFVLLILALLALDLGVFNRKAHVVSVKEALGWSVFWITIGLAFSGFIYFGYENHWLGLGLTPDLMTARPVAVEGLGTVYNDGASAFVKYVTGYLVEKSLAVDNIFVISMIFTFFAVPALYQHRVLFWGILGALLLRGAMIAVGAKMIQEFAWIIYVFGGFLILTGVKMLLLKEGETDPNRNLVVRATRRLFPITERFHGEHFFVRAGTDASREAETPGAAVASDRVVEAAKRGTVLATPLFLALVMVEFTDLIFAVDSIPAIFAITADPFLVFTSNVFAILGLRSLYFALAGMIDKFRYLKVSLAVVLMVVGVKMMTHKWLKEQLGENFNLYLLAVVLLILAAGVVASLLKNRGEETRSGGPGAARPVE
- the chrA gene encoding chromate efflux transporter — translated: MSATSLSELALLFLRLGTTAFGGPAAHVAMLRDEVVRRRAWMTDAAFLDLLGATNLIPGPNSTEMAIHVGWARRRWAGLAVAGLAFILPATLITGVLAWAYVRTSDLPQARWLLYGVKPVILAIVFQAIWGLAPLAARSWPLRVLGVAAVAASALGVHELAVLLGSGLLVVAARAASDRRPPAPVAGFAPLLPLAAGVAGLASAGGATLNGIFWLFCRTGAVLFGSGYVLLAFLRADLVERLGWLTEAQLLDAIAAGQVTPGPVFSTATFVGWLLAGPSGALVATAGIFLPAFVFVALSAPLVPRLRTSPTAAAFLDGVNVASLALMAVVTVLLGRAAVVDVPSALLAAGAAILLLRFRPNSTWLVLGGAVAGAIIAP
- the rsgA gene encoding ribosome small subunit-dependent GTPase A — encoded protein: MPLTRFGWDPDFETLFEDYARQGLAPGRVLTATREIYRLATPHGELAGELSGRLRFASDTPADLPAVGDWVAARAYPGDDLAVVDAVLPRRSALVRRAAGRRDEAQLLAANVDLLLVAAPLGGDLRARRIERFLALAREAGVPPAVVLTKADLVADPEATLAAAREIAGGAPVVAVSAVSGHGLDDLSALLVPRATAALLGPSGAGKSTLVNALLGEERQATREIRDADRRGRHATTHRELFALPSGALLVDTPGLRELALWDAADGIAATYDEVSALAPSCRFRDCRHEAEPDCAVREAAGTGGLDAGRIAAWEKLRREEEALEMRRNLGPARAERLRWKRIMGGAKGPEKLR